One window of the Actinomyces procaprae genome contains the following:
- a CDS encoding ABC transporter permease, whose translation MNAVMQRLRGWSVRDAGILVVFIALVFALWLVSPGHHFLSVNNVLLILVQTTINGILAMGMMYVIISGEIDLSVGSTIALAGVVAAMLAHPGEYPVVVPILAALTVGALVGLLNGVGVAYGAIPSFIVTLGTMTAVRGLALIVSGGAPVFNVSATFEAVASVKIGRFPVMAIYLVVIFAICAFVLSRTVYGRRVYAVGGNPVAAEVSGVNVKRSKVSVFVIAGLLAGFCGVLLASRTISGSPTAGESYELDAIAAVVIGGVSMSGGRGRASGVLIGALMIAVIANGLDILGIDANFQRLVKGAIIVAAVLLDVKARRRS comes from the coding sequence ATGAATGCTGTTATGCAAAGGCTCAGAGGCTGGTCCGTCCGCGACGCGGGGATCCTGGTCGTATTCATCGCCCTGGTCTTCGCGTTGTGGCTGGTGTCTCCTGGGCACCACTTCCTCAGCGTGAACAATGTACTGCTGATCCTGGTCCAGACCACGATCAACGGCATACTCGCAATGGGGATGATGTACGTCATCATCTCCGGGGAGATCGATCTGTCGGTCGGCTCTACCATCGCGCTGGCCGGAGTGGTCGCCGCCATGCTGGCGCACCCCGGTGAGTATCCGGTCGTGGTGCCGATCCTCGCGGCTCTGACAGTGGGCGCGCTGGTGGGACTGCTCAACGGAGTGGGCGTCGCCTATGGCGCGATCCCCTCATTCATCGTCACCCTGGGCACCATGACCGCAGTACGTGGGCTTGCGCTGATCGTCTCGGGCGGTGCCCCCGTCTTCAACGTGTCAGCCACTTTCGAGGCCGTCGCCAGCGTGAAGATCGGGCGCTTCCCGGTGATGGCGATCTATCTGGTGGTCATCTTCGCGATATGCGCCTTTGTGCTGAGCCGGACTGTATACGGCCGGCGCGTCTACGCCGTGGGCGGCAATCCGGTCGCTGCCGAGGTCTCCGGCGTCAACGTCAAGCGATCCAAGGTGTCGGTCTTCGTCATCGCCGGCCTGCTGGCGGGCTTCTGCGGGGTATTGCTCGCCTCGCGTACGATCAGCGGCTCGCCCACGGCGGGCGAGTCATACGAGCTGGATGCAATCGCCGCCGTCGTTATCGGGGGCGTGTCCATGTCCGGCGGGCGCGGTCGGGCCTCCGGGGTGCTCATCGGGGCACTGATGATTGCGGTGATCGCCAACGGGCTCGACATCCTCGGGATCGATGCCAACTTCCAGCGGCTGGTCAAGGGCGCCATCATCGTGGCGGCGGTGCTCCTGGACGTCAAGGCGCGGCGGCGTAGCTGA
- a CDS encoding sugar ABC transporter substrate-binding protein: MKRVVAVLGALMVAASMVSACTLGATDGRLRIALVMSHMTNSFTTTVANSAVAEGEELGITVTVFDGNSDAATQISQIESAVAQGYDGILVEPVSKEGIAPGLKAANEAEIPIATIVQQAEQQERAASYIGGDDTAAGKLQMEKVIEAIGEEGAIAVLYGPMGSDGQLQRKAGYDAVLAEHPGVSVVLEQTANWDTAQALTVTENWLSTGTRIDAIVAQNDSMALGALKALTNAGEQGDVHVSGVDATDDGVASIRNGGMAGTVSQDTAGIGRLAVDTMDKLIKGETVEAVNYTEAVWITADNIDTLDSDG, translated from the coding sequence ATGAAGCGCGTAGTAGCCGTTCTCGGTGCGCTGATGGTGGCCGCGTCCATGGTCTCGGCCTGCACACTCGGCGCGACCGACGGACGCTTGCGGATCGCACTGGTGATGAGTCATATGACCAATTCGTTCACCACGACGGTAGCCAACTCGGCCGTAGCCGAGGGCGAGGAGCTCGGTATCACGGTGACCGTTTTTGACGGCAACAGCGACGCAGCCACGCAGATCAGCCAGATCGAGTCCGCCGTCGCACAGGGGTACGACGGCATCCTGGTCGAACCCGTTTCCAAGGAGGGCATCGCGCCGGGGCTCAAGGCGGCCAATGAGGCGGAGATTCCGATCGCGACCATCGTGCAGCAGGCCGAGCAGCAGGAACGGGCCGCCTCCTACATCGGCGGGGATGACACCGCTGCGGGCAAACTGCAGATGGAGAAGGTCATTGAGGCGATCGGTGAGGAGGGTGCGATCGCCGTCCTGTACGGCCCCATGGGATCGGACGGGCAGTTGCAGCGCAAAGCGGGCTACGACGCGGTGCTGGCGGAGCATCCGGGCGTGAGCGTGGTCCTGGAGCAGACCGCCAACTGGGACACTGCCCAGGCACTCACCGTCACTGAGAACTGGCTGTCTACCGGCACCCGTATCGATGCGATCGTCGCGCAGAACGACTCGATGGCGTTGGGCGCACTCAAGGCACTGACCAATGCTGGCGAACAGGGTGACGTGCATGTGTCCGGCGTTGACGCCACGGACGACGGCGTTGCATCCATCCGCAACGGTGGCATGGCCGGCACTGTCTCCCAGGACACGGCCGGCATCGGACGACTCGCGGTCGACACCATGGACAAGCTCATTAAGGGCGAGACGGTCGAGGCCGTCAACTACACCGAGGCGGTTTGGATCACGGCCGACAACATCGACACGCTCGACTCAGACGGCTGA
- a CDS encoding site-2 protease family protein, whose product MTASVARRRSDSWTLFTLGGAPVVVAPTSLLLGLLIAGSWYPVVSSALAGHGAITVLGTVAATVLGVGVSVLMHELAHGAAGTLLGRRPVRYELYLWGGRTSFGPSSRWRPWKDVITSLAGPAANLTLWTVGHGLLDRIESAPVFVAAWALTWVNLALAVFNALPGLPLDGGHALAALVEQLTGRRVLGQRLAAVGGLIVVGGVAWRWILAPLLAGRQPDAFSLFLAVMIAGPIATTSWRVLGLGRGTRAAARLDLRTLTRPVAVVPADTPLTAAREQLDAGAGLVLVAEGSRILGTLDAPALAELERSGLPDAAAVAVSQVCTVLPAAAVTTQATGQPAADALARARTVSRWLVLVEGGRVAGAVPTGAR is encoded by the coding sequence ATGACCGCATCTGTCGCCCGACGCCGTTCGGACTCCTGGACGCTGTTCACGCTCGGCGGCGCGCCCGTCGTCGTCGCCCCCACCTCGCTCCTGCTGGGCCTGCTCATCGCCGGCAGCTGGTACCCGGTGGTCTCCTCCGCACTTGCCGGCCATGGCGCCATCACCGTGCTCGGCACGGTCGCCGCCACGGTCTTGGGCGTGGGGGTGAGCGTCCTGATGCACGAGCTCGCCCACGGCGCGGCCGGCACGCTGCTGGGGCGCCGACCGGTGCGATATGAGCTGTACCTGTGGGGCGGGCGCACCAGCTTCGGCCCCTCCAGCCGGTGGCGCCCCTGGAAGGACGTGATCACCTCCCTGGCCGGACCGGCCGCGAACCTGACGCTGTGGACCGTCGGGCACGGTCTGCTGGACCGGATCGAGTCCGCGCCCGTGTTCGTTGCGGCGTGGGCGCTGACCTGGGTCAACCTCGCCCTGGCCGTCTTCAACGCCCTGCCGGGCCTGCCGCTCGACGGCGGACACGCGCTGGCCGCACTGGTCGAGCAGCTGACCGGCCGGCGCGTTCTTGGTCAGCGTCTGGCCGCCGTCGGTGGGCTGATCGTGGTCGGCGGCGTCGCCTGGCGCTGGATTCTGGCGCCGCTGCTGGCTGGCAGGCAGCCAGACGCTTTCAGCCTGTTCTTGGCAGTCATGATCGCCGGGCCCATCGCCACCACCTCCTGGCGAGTCCTCGGCCTGGGCCGAGGCACCCGCGCCGCCGCCCGACTCGACCTGCGCACCCTGACCCGTCCGGTCGCCGTCGTCCCCGCTGACACGCCCCTGACCGCCGCGCGCGAGCAGCTCGACGCCGGAGCCGGGCTTGTACTCGTCGCTGAAGGCTCCCGGATCCTGGGCACGCTCGACGCCCCCGCCCTAGCCGAGCTGGAGCGTTCCGGCCTGCCCGACGCCGCCGCGGTCGCGGTCAGCCAGGTATGCACCGTGCTGCCGGCGGCCGCCGTGACGACCCAGGCCACCGGGCAGCCGGCTGCAGATGCCCTGGCACGGGCGCGCACGGTCTCTCGGTGGTTGGTGCTGGTGGAAGGGGGACGCGTCGCCGGCGCCGTCCCCACCGGGGCCCGCTGA
- a CDS encoding class I SAM-dependent methyltransferase — translation MTDVDPVARDADDRYFADNRANWDDRAVLHEASGYGIAELLASPTAITAEIAPDRERLGDLSGMDVVHLQCHLGLDTVSLIRLGAHRVVGLDLSGESLRRARSIAGRAGADIEFVQANVYDARRALAGDFDLVYTSLGVLCWLPDVAAWARVIASLLRPAGRLVLRDDHPILQAVGDDTTHGLTLHEPYFQRTDPMTWEDEGSYIEAADGAPVVTHPVSHQWNHGVGEILTALMDAGMALDEVTETRYSAWCRWPELMERCPQGYRFIDPALRDMLPLQLAVVAHRPN, via the coding sequence ATGACCGACGTCGATCCAGTTGCCCGCGACGCCGACGACCGCTACTTCGCCGACAACCGCGCCAACTGGGACGATCGCGCGGTGCTGCATGAGGCCAGCGGCTACGGCATTGCAGAACTGCTCGCCTCCCCGACCGCTATCACCGCTGAAATAGCCCCAGACCGCGAGCGCCTGGGCGACCTGAGCGGCATGGACGTCGTCCACCTCCAATGCCACCTCGGCCTGGACACGGTGAGCCTGATCCGGCTGGGCGCTCACCGGGTGGTGGGGCTGGACCTGTCGGGCGAGTCGCTGCGCCGTGCCCGGTCCATCGCCGGGAGAGCCGGCGCCGACATCGAGTTCGTACAGGCAAACGTCTACGACGCCCGGCGGGCGCTGGCGGGGGACTTCGACCTCGTCTACACCTCCCTGGGGGTGCTGTGCTGGCTGCCGGACGTGGCGGCCTGGGCCCGCGTCATCGCCTCACTGCTGCGACCGGCGGGTCGCCTGGTACTACGTGACGACCACCCGATCCTGCAGGCAGTGGGGGATGACACCACTCATGGTTTGACGCTCCACGAGCCGTACTTCCAGCGCACCGACCCCATGACCTGGGAGGACGAGGGCTCCTACATCGAGGCCGCCGACGGTGCTCCCGTCGTCACCCACCCGGTCAGTCACCAGTGGAACCACGGCGTCGGCGAGATCCTCACCGCCCTAATGGACGCGGGCATGGCGCTGGACGAGGTGACCGAGACCCGCTACTCCGCCTGGTGCCGCTGGCCCGAGCTCATGGAGCGCTGCCCGCAGGGCTACCGCTTCATTGATCCGGCGCTGCGTGACATGCTGCCGCTGCAGCTCGCCGTCGTCGCCCACCGGCCGAACTGA
- a CDS encoding DUF2992 family protein, producing MAPLPRGTPQNPAQQASRHAPSTASQEALARAREEQGAARAQASAADRRRREQDRYEQRRRRAKQHHRGH from the coding sequence GGCGCCGCTCCCCCGCGGGACCCCGCAAAACCCGGCCCAGCAGGCGTCCCGGCACGCGCCGTCGACGGCATCGCAGGAGGCGCTGGCGCGGGCACGCGAGGAGCAGGGTGCCGCACGGGCACAGGCGTCGGCCGCCGACCGGCGTCGCCGCGAGCAGGACCGCTACGAGCAGCGCCGTCGCCGGGCCAAGCAACACCACCGGGGTCACTGA